The genome window TTAGCACAGCCAAAATGCTCCATCGTCTTCTCATAACATTCGCTCCATTCCGTCTGTTCCCGCCAGTGCTTCCTCACACTGGCTATTTGGCATACCATACAGGAAGCTCTGTATTTTCCTGTATCTCTTATCTGTTCCTTATTACGCGGCGTCCGCCTGCCGGCAGCATGTCTCAGAAGCCGTCCGTATAAGTGTGAGTATTCTAATAGTATGCTGATCACTTACCATTTTATCAATCGTACAATACGTCCAAAATTGTACAGTATCAACTATACACTAAAACCATCAAAAAGAGTATAAAAAATTCTTAAGATTTCGTAAATATTCTTTTATGCCCAATTCTTTCCTGAAAATGTACTAAATTTAAAGCATTTTTGCCCTTGTATATTTTGCCCGAATGTATTAGAATAGAGGCATAAAAACAGCCTAAACTGTTAAATAAAAAGGAGGATACATATTATGGCACACGTAATTTCTGATGAATGTGTAAGCTGCGGCGCTTGCGAAAGCGAATGCCCAGTAGGAGCTATCTCTATGGGCGACGATCATATGCAGATCGATGCTGATGCATGTGTAGACTGTGGCGCTTGCGAAGCTGCATGTCCGACAGGAGCTATTTCTGCTGAGTAATCATTCAACTGATCAGACAGACTGGCATGAAGATCCATCGGATTTTCACCAGTTATACTTAGCACCAAGATGAACGTCCACTGGACGTTCACTCAGGTATGCTTGGCAACACAAAGAAGGCCGGATTTTGTGACTAACACATATCCAGGTCTTCTTTTTTATTTGCCACGCACAATTTGTCGAACGATTTTTCCTCCATTTCCCTCATATTGTGTTAAAATAAACTTGTTAAACAACCTGATACATATTCAAAAAGGTTAAGAAATCTAAATAAGGGGGTATCTCGTATGGGCGACGTTCATTACATGATATCGGAAAGCGCCAAACAGGTAGGTGTAGAATCTCACGTTCTTCGCTACTGGGAGGAAGAACTGGATCTTCCTATCGGCCGCACCGAAATGGGACATCGTTACTATACGGAAGAAGATATACAGCTATTTTGCTGTATCAAAGAACTAAAAGAACAGGGTATGCAGCTTAAAGAAATAAAGGAAGTGATCCCGGACATTCTCCGGGCCAAAAGACTACTCAGGACCAAATCCCACACTTCCTCTCTGCCCCAGACAAATCCTCACCAAAACACTCCCGCATCATCAAACACCTCAGAATTTCCATCGGAAGCCTCCGTTTCCGACCAGATAGAAGTCCTGAACACTTCCCCCGACCTGGAGCATATCCGCTCCCTCTTCGGCGAAGTCATACAGGAAACCATACAGAACAACAACAAAATCCTGGAAGAAAACATCTTCAAAAGCATCACCGAAAAAGTGACCAAAGACATGGACTTCCTCCTCCAGGCCAAAGAACGCCAGGAAGAAGACCGCTACCGCAAACTGGACCACCTGATCCGCCAGCAGCAGGCCTCCCGCAAAGAAGCCTCCCGCCCCACCCCCGCCCGCTACCTGCGCCGCATTTTCGGGGAAAACTAAACACACACATTTACATAAGGCCTTGGTATTAGCCCTCCCTAATATCACCCTCTTCACTCAACCATGCTGCGCAGACAAGCCCAACACTTTATGCTCAGCAACCGCAAAAAGAGACAAGCCCCCACGGTGCCTGTCTCTTTTTAAACTCGCTATCCGCTGCCTTGCAAGCCCACCATTTCCCGTCTTATACCTCACATCTCCCGTCTTGTAGCTCATCAGGTCGGCGCAAGGGAATGTATGCGCACCGGACGCCCTACAACACTTATTCCACCACTACCACATTCTCACACTCTTCATACCCCACGACCATCTTCTCCGTAATGATCCTCGTCCCCTGA of Roseburia hominis contains these proteins:
- a CDS encoding 4Fe-4S binding protein, with amino-acid sequence MAHVISDECVSCGACESECPVGAISMGDDHMQIDADACVDCGACEAACPTGAISAE
- a CDS encoding MerR family transcriptional regulator, with amino-acid sequence MGDVHYMISESAKQVGVESHVLRYWEEELDLPIGRTEMGHRYYTEEDIQLFCCIKELKEQGMQLKEIKEVIPDILRAKRLLRTKSHTSSLPQTNPHQNTPASSNTSEFPSEASVSDQIEVLNTSPDLEHIRSLFGEVIQETIQNNNKILEENIFKSITEKVTKDMDFLLQAKERQEEDRYRKLDHLIRQQQASRKEASRPTPARYLRRIFGEN